The following proteins come from a genomic window of Planctomycetota bacterium:
- the selA gene encoding L-seryl-tRNA(Sec) selenium transferase produces the protein MNVLGIPSVELVLSQPALRALLAELPRELVVECVRECVAAVRADRQRSAGEGTTTDETAAQVAEMAAARLGVKAPRSLRRVVNATGVIIHTNLGRSPIGPAAIKAMAEVAGAYCNLEVDLATGSRAHRDTHVADLLMRLTGAEAATVVNNNAAALVLALTALAAGQRVLCSRGELVEIGGSFRLPEIIACSGAQMVEVGTTNRTRLADYEAALTHGAAAILKIHPSNFRIVGFACDVAVKPLAELARRSGALLLFDTGSGLLLPGREAVFAQEPVVRQAVADGADLVTFSTDKLLGGPQGGALVGRRALVQSINRHPLKRALRVCKVTLAGLEATLRAHLHAGAPDTVTMHLIRRPVEDVAQDAQALAEAIRRVAPRWAASPEADESSIGGGSLPGETVPTVVVWLEAAGHPAGALDAAFRAHEPPIFGRFRRSRFGLDVRTLLPDDARDILDCVQALATGRSTAQRAATQ, from the coding sequence ATGAACGTTCTGGGCATTCCCAGCGTCGAGCTGGTGCTGAGCCAGCCCGCCCTGCGGGCGCTGCTGGCCGAGCTGCCGCGCGAGCTGGTGGTGGAGTGCGTGCGCGAGTGCGTGGCCGCAGTGCGCGCCGACCGCCAGCGGTCCGCCGGGGAGGGGACGACGACCGACGAGACGGCGGCGCAGGTGGCCGAGATGGCGGCCGCGCGCCTCGGGGTCAAGGCTCCGCGCTCGCTGCGGCGCGTGGTGAACGCCACCGGCGTCATCATCCACACCAACCTCGGCCGCTCGCCGATCGGCCCGGCCGCCATCAAGGCCATGGCCGAGGTCGCAGGCGCTTACTGCAACCTCGAGGTGGACCTGGCCACCGGCAGCCGCGCCCATCGCGACACCCACGTGGCCGACCTCCTGATGCGCCTGACGGGCGCCGAGGCCGCCACCGTGGTGAACAACAACGCGGCGGCCCTCGTGCTGGCCCTCACGGCGCTGGCGGCAGGCCAGCGGGTCCTCTGCTCGCGGGGCGAGCTGGTCGAGATCGGCGGCTCGTTCCGTCTGCCCGAGATCATCGCGTGCAGCGGCGCCCAGATGGTCGAGGTCGGCACCACCAACCGCACCCGCCTCGCCGACTACGAGGCCGCGCTGACCCACGGTGCGGCCGCCATCCTCAAGATCCACCCCAGCAACTTCCGCATCGTCGGGTTCGCCTGCGACGTGGCGGTGAAGCCCCTGGCCGAGCTGGCCCGCCGCTCGGGCGCCCTGCTGCTCTTCGACACAGGCTCGGGCCTTCTCCTCCCCGGCCGAGAAGCCGTGTTCGCCCAGGAGCCGGTCGTCCGCCAGGCGGTGGCAGACGGCGCCGACCTGGTGACGTTCAGCACCGACAAACTCCTCGGCGGCCCGCAGGGCGGCGCCCTTGTCGGCCGGCGCGCCCTTGTCCAGAGCATCAACCGGCACCCTCTCAAACGCGCCCTGCGCGTCTGCAAGGTCACGCTCGCGGGGCTCGAGGCCACGCTGCGCGCCCATCTCCACGCCGGCGCGCCCGACACGGTGACGATGCACTTGATCCGCCGGCCGGTGGAAGACGTGGCGCAGGATGCCCAAGCGCTTGCCGAAGCCATCCGCCGCGTGGCGCCGCGGTGGGCCGCCTCGCCCGAGGCGGATGAGAGTTCCATCGGAGGCGGCTCTCTCCCGGGCGAAACTGTGCCCACCGTCGTCGTCTGGCTCGAGGCTGCCGGCCACCCCGCCGGCGCGCTCGACGCCGCCTTTCGAGCCCACGAGCCGCCGATCTTCGGCAGGTTCCGGCGCAGCCGCTTCGGCCTCGACGTGCGCACGCTGTTGCCCGACGATGCCCGCGACATCCTGGACTGCGTCCAAGCCCTCGCAACCGGGCGCTCCACCGCCCAGAGGGCCGCCACACAATGA
- the moaC gene encoding cyclic pyranopterin monophosphate synthase MoaC → MGKSASLSDRHALTHVDGEGRARMVDVSAKRPTRRRAVAEGLVRVGREAAAAIRANAVAKGPVLETARIAGIQAAKQAGALIPLCHPLPLEHVAVDLALKGDDVHIRAEAVVTGKTGVEMEALTAASVAALTVYDMCKAISKGVEIRSLRLLEKSGGKSGTWRRNP, encoded by the coding sequence GTGGGCAAGTCCGCAAGCCTTTCAGACCGCCACGCCCTCACGCACGTAGATGGAGAGGGCAGGGCGCGGATGGTGGATGTTTCGGCGAAGCGCCCGACGCGTCGGCGCGCCGTGGCCGAGGGTCTGGTGCGCGTGGGGCGCGAGGCGGCCGCCGCGATCCGAGCCAATGCGGTCGCCAAGGGCCCCGTTCTCGAAACCGCGCGCATCGCGGGCATCCAGGCCGCTAAACAGGCCGGCGCGCTCATCCCGTTGTGCCACCCTCTGCCCCTTGAGCACGTGGCCGTAGACCTGGCGCTGAAGGGGGATGACGTGCACATCCGGGCCGAGGCGGTCGTCACCGGGAAGACGGGGGTGGAGATGGAGGCCCTGACGGCCGCGTCGGTCGCCGCCCTGACCGTCTACGACATGTGCAAGGCGATCTCCAAGGGAGTCGAGATCCGCTCCCTCCGGCTCCTTGAGAAGTCGGGTGGCAAGTCGGGCACGTGGAGGCGCAACCCGTAG
- a CDS encoding molybdopterin-binding protein produces the protein MRIEAICVSESKGVPKRAIERALFVAGHGIQGDAHAGAWHRQVSLLAAEEADAWRRQLPDLQPGAFAENVLIAGLDTDRLGLGSRLRLGAEAELEVTQLGKECHGHRCTVFERMGDCLMPRRGLFARVTRGGAAQVGDPVEILQTVPRDVIQAVVLTVSDRCSRGEATDTAGPAVAKLLCARLGCHVYRLEIIPDDRPRIEERLRHYSDGHSIDLVVAVGGTGFAPRDVTPEATRAVVDRPTPGLDEAMRAASLAKTPHAALSRGFSGIRKKTLLVNLPGSERAAVENLEAILAALPHGLAKLRGDPSDCGRPPKA, from the coding sequence ATGCGCATCGAGGCCATCTGCGTCAGCGAGTCCAAGGGCGTCCCCAAACGAGCCATCGAGCGAGCCCTCTTCGTCGCAGGCCACGGCATCCAGGGCGACGCCCACGCGGGCGCGTGGCATCGGCAGGTGAGCCTCCTGGCCGCCGAGGAGGCCGATGCCTGGCGCCGCCAGCTCCCCGACCTCCAGCCCGGGGCCTTTGCAGAGAATGTCCTCATCGCGGGCCTGGACACGGATCGCCTTGGTCTGGGCAGCCGCCTCCGCCTGGGGGCCGAGGCCGAACTCGAGGTGACCCAACTCGGCAAGGAGTGCCACGGCCACCGCTGCACCGTGTTCGAACGCATGGGCGACTGTCTCATGCCTCGGCGGGGCCTCTTCGCCCGCGTCACGCGGGGAGGCGCGGCGCAGGTGGGCGACCCCGTCGAAATCCTTCAGACGGTCCCGCGGGATGTCATCCAGGCCGTTGTGCTCACCGTGAGCGACCGCTGCTCGCGGGGCGAGGCCACCGACACCGCAGGCCCCGCCGTCGCGAAGCTGCTCTGCGCGCGCCTGGGCTGCCACGTGTACAGGTTAGAGATCATCCCCGACGATCGGCCCCGCATCGAGGAGCGCCTCCGCCATTACAGCGACGGGCACAGCATTGACCTCGTGGTTGCCGTGGGCGGCACAGGCTTCGCCCCGCGCGACGTGACGCCGGAGGCGACCCGCGCCGTAGTGGACCGGCCCACCCCCGGGCTGGACGAGGCCATGCGCGCGGCCTCCCTGGCGAAGACGCCGCACGCCGCGCTCTCGCGCGGCTTCTCGGGGATTCGCAAGAAGACCCTCCTCGTGAACCTCCCCGGCTCCGAGCGCGCCGCCGTGGAGAACCTCGAGGCCATTCTCGCCGCACTGCCGCATGGACTCGCCAAGCTGCGGGGCGACCCGTCCGACTGCGGGCGCCCGCCCAAAGCCTGA